The segment GGGTCTCCCACAGGCAGTGACAAACTTTGCTAATGAGTCACAAAGTCTTGCCAATAACAGCTTAAGTGGGAAAGAAAGCTTGCATCCTGTCTAGACTGCCCTCGACTTACATTACACACTGCCTCAGGGTTACTGGGTTTCCAGTCTTGATTGCAGTTGACAGAGAAGGGACGCCTGTACTTAAAATCTacaaagctgaaagaattttCTCACAATAATTAACAATATTCTGAAGGTGGATCATTCTGCTTATAGTAAGTCTGCTTAGTTTGGATCATTAACTATATAAAAGATCTAAATTTTGTTTAGCTTATCCAGAGTCAGCAACATTTGTGGATTTCTCACTGTGTATAATTGCCACTGAATCAATAAGTGAAATAATGGAGCAAATAGGGTGAAAAAACTGGCTGAGCATTTAGGGTTTGCATTTCCATGCCTTGCTCATAATAAATTGTCATATATGTGGTTGGTTgatttttcttgacttttttttttttttgacatttggCAAGATTTGATTCAGCAGGGCAACTAACAAATTACATAGCAAAAAATTCTAGGCTAGAATTCCAAAGCCCTGTACTGGATATCAACTTCATCACCACTACTCTGTGTGACTAGGATAAGTCACTTAGATGCCTTTGTGATTTTATAATAAATAGGTTGAACTGGGTCATCTTCAAACTATCCTTCAGATTTAAACCTGAACATATGAGATTTtgacattttctgatttttagttttctgttctTGGATTACGTTTATAATAAGAATGTTTACCTTCATATGTAATCAGACATTGGATTAATTATATGGTGTCTGTGAACATCTTTAAACTCCTTCCGAGATGAAAATGATGGAAATAGTCAATTTACTCATTGTTagttaaatatcttaaaatagtaataattctctacttataaaattaaaaatagtaaactgaaattaagataaaaattcactgaaaataaATTGCCTTCCACCGAAAATTCAATCTACCTTTTTGCCaaccccccacccacacacacacacacacgaaaaacTTTCAATGAAATAAGTTTTTAATTTCAGGAATTCTGAGGACACTGCATACTGTTTCTTTAAAGTGATTAAATCATCCAAGATGCATTTATATTTTCACTGAAAATGGAGTGCCAAGTGGCCTGGTGAGCGTGGAAAATAACCACTGTTTAAATGCCCTATCACCTTGCATTTGGGGAGCCATGTTGTCTGAACGTAGAATGTGTTAAAACTTGACTGGTGGTACCTGAAATCTGTCTTTCCCCTTGCACCTTTGTAATAATCTTGTGATGCTTGATGAGAATTAAAGCCAGTGCCCGCTAAACCTCAGGAGAGAAAAGTTTCCAGGAGAGGAAATGACCGGCTGAGGTCCAGCAGAGATTTTAAGGTCATTCTCACGTAGAGTcttggtgcctgactctttggtcTTTCTGTGGATCAGTTGGAGGGAGAGCTGTCCACCTGCCTCGGAAATTGCAGTAAGAGGGCAGTTATCTGAGAGGTCATTTGTTCTTTGGATGTGAATCAGTACTCAGTACCTGTTGAAAACTTCCATTTATATtgtagtttatttaaaattttaaaatcttgattcTGGAGCTGAGTTCAGAGAAGGAACGGGTTTACAGTTTCCTCCGTGGTCggctctcttcagttcagttcggttcagttcagtcgttcagtcgtgtctgactctttgcgatcccgtgaatcacagcacaccaggcctccctgtccatcaccaactcccggagttcactcagacttacgtccatcgagtcggtgatgccatccagccatctcatcctcggtcgtccccttctcctcctgcccccaatccctcccagcatcagagtcttttccaatgagtcagctcttcgcatgacggggccaaagtaccggagtttcagcctGAGCATCTCTCAGCGCTCCGCTGATGCTGCGATGCGCCTGCGCACGGCCGCTCCGCGTGTCTCCCCATAGGTGTGGCCACAGCATCGTGAGTCTCTGGTTTGTGGTCTGTACTGTGGAGTGACTGAGAGTGATAACTGGAGGCATCAGATGGTTAGAATTCTAGCGAGGACACTAGTGGCAAGTGCAGAAACCTTGTCTAGTGACATCCGTGGGGGCAAACCCAGCGCTTCCTTTTCAGCCTGCCTCGGCTTTTCAGGCTCGCAGGAGTACCCTGGACTTAAACAGGAATCGCTCACCAGATTGGTGCGGAGCAAAAACAGTTTCAGAGGAAGCAAATATTATCTCCAGATCCTCAACACAAACGGGGCAAgagtagcatatatatatatatatattttttgtcccAAGCAAAAATGAAATAAGCTGAATCACATGATGTTTATTTTATCCACCAAGCTGGTTAACTGACAGGATACTTTGCTGCAGAGAAGCAGGTGGCGCTCCATCCTTTGCAGCTGCTTTGAGCAGACTCCACACTAACATAGCCTATTACTCCGAGTGAGAGGAATTTCATGCTCTTCTTGAAAAAAAGCAGTTTTCACCTTACAAAGATGGTGATATGATTCAATTGTAGGTGAAATCTAGTCATTTTGTGTAAACCTTTTAATGCTTCAGAGATAATTGCATTCACTGAATTTTGATAAAAAATAGAATGCTGAATAGAATCTTCATTTAATTAactattttaatgaataaaaagttgaaaacaaggaagaaagaaaccaaTGCGGTTATACATTTCATGTTAAACAATACAGAATGTACCTCGTGTTGGGAATAGAAAGCACTCTGCTTTTACTTATACTTGGctatgtgctcagtagctcagtcgtggctgactctttgccaccccatgcctgtagcctgccaggcttccctgtccataggattttccaggcaagaatactggactgggttgccatttccttctgcatacTAGACTATTCTTCAATGTTATTTCAACAAACATATCAGAGGGCCCACCTGTTCCGTGCCAGGCATTGGGTTGAGTGCCCCAAAAGGATGCCCAGAGAGAAAGGAGGCAGATATAGCTACCACAGGGCAGGTATTTGGATACCTTGATCACGAAGTGACTTGTAATGGATTCTACAATAGAAGTGAGTTCAGGATCCTGAAGGGCTGCAAAGGAGAAAATGGTCCTTTGTTTCTAGGGAAGGGATATTTGAAAAGTGTGGGGTGCTGGTAAAAAAACTGGTTCATGAGAAGGAGGGCATTCCTGGCTGAGTGGGTTGCAAGAATGAAGCCACAAAAGCCTGGTATGGTTCATGCCTTGACAAGACTAGGAGTTGTGGGTGTGGTTGGAGCTTTGGCTTTGAGGGGTGAGGCCACTGGGAAGACACTGGCTGAAGAGGAGGTGGATCCAGGAGTAGTGGGTGGGAGCCTTCCATCCGTCAGTGATGGGGAGCTACGGAAGAATTGTGAGAAAGAGAATTCCATGATACATATGCCTTTAAGAAAGTTAGTAAATGGAAGAATCAGAAAATAGAGAGCAGCAAAAACAAGGACAGGAAATCAACTGCAACCCATCCTCACTGTTCAGATTCTAGTCCATCACTCACCGGTGGCTTTTTCCTACAGGTTCATATGCAGACATGCTTTTTCAAAACTCAAAGTGATCAAAAGTTGTGCACACTTACTTTgaacctttttcatttttttttcacaagcaTCAGCATTCCATAAGCATTCTAAAGCTTCATTCTGATAAGTACACTGTAATATATTATATCAATGTATCATACAGACTCAGCTTtaagagtatgctgctgctgctgctgctaaatcgcttcagtcgtgtctgactctgtgcgaccccatagacagcctcctaccaggctcctctgtccctgggattctccaggcaagagtactggagcggggtgccattgccttctccctttaaGGGTATAGGTTACTTTAGAATTTtcgctattataaataatgctgcaatgacaACTTGAAGATCCTcttatttctttaggataaattcccagaagtgAACGTTGTGGctcaaatgaaatataaattgtaAGAGGCCTATATCTTGGCACCTGTGCTAATGTTAGTCAATACCATGCGTTTCTAAGTTTGCCAAATCATGGCTGCTAAAGAGTGGATTGTTTATTTAACATGCATTTCTTTGAGGTTGAGTGATGCTTCATGAGTTCAGTTGGACATTTTAACCTGATTTTTATGAACTGAATGTCCCACCCTTTGCCTATTGctatatttttgtgtttatcttgACTGAGTCTTAATACATCTGTTTAATGTGGCTTGTGCATCATGTTGGGTGTGAATGAAACGGGGCAGCAGCTTTCCTTAGGACACCTCCTGCTTCTGTCTCTAGCCCTGAAATCGCATGAAGCTGTGGTTGGAGATTCACCTCATAGTTCCAGAAACCCCTTTCAGCCTGGGGACCATGAGTAACCAGAGTCTGGTAACAAAGTTTGTCCTGCAGGGTTTCTCAGAGCACCCAGAACACCGCGCGCTCTTATTCAGCTGCTTCCTCTCCCTCTACTGTGTGGCACTCACAGGAAATACTCTTATCATTTTGGCTATCGCCCTCAACTCCGGGCTCCATAcccccatgtactttttcctcttcAACTTGGCAACTATGGATATTATCTGTGCATCTTCCGTCACGCCCAAGGCGCTGGAGGGTCTAGTATTAGAGGAGAGCTCCATCTCCTATGGGGGCTGCATGGCCCAGCTTTACTTCCTCCCCTGGGCTGCATCTTCCGAGCTGCTCCTCCTCACGGTCATGGCCTATGACCGGTATGCAGCCGTCTGCCACCCGCTGCACTATGGCACCGAGATGAGCAAGGCATTCTGTGGCACGCTGGCCGCAGGTGTGTGGGCACTGTGTGCCTTCAACGTGGCCATCCACGCTGGGCTGATGCTGCGCTTGGACTTCTGTGGCCCCGATGTTATCACCCATTTCTTCTGCGAGGTCCCTCCTCTGTTACTTCTCTCCTGTAGCTCCACCTATGTGAACAGCATCATGATTGTCCTGGCTGATGCCTTTTACGGTATATTGAACTTCCTGATGACCATCGTGTCATACGGCTTCATCATCTCCAGCATCCTAAAGATGCGGACTGCGGAGGGGAAGAAGAAAGCCTTTTCCACCTGCTCTTCCCACCTTATTGTGGTGGGCGTGTACTATACTGCCGTGCTCTACGCCTACATAAGCCCCGTCTCCAGCTACAGCGTGGAGAAGAGCAAGTTGGCTGGCGTACTATACACCATGTTGAGCCCTACTCTCAACCCCCTCATCTATACTTTGAGAAACATGGAGGTCAAAGCAGCTCTCAGGAAACTTTTCCCCTTCTTCAGAAATTAACCTGTGTCTTTTGAAGCTCTCCTTTGAGACTGCAGTTTAAGTGAGAATTGACCTTTCTTTGAAGGGTCTGATGAGTGAGCTTCTGGCCTGGGAAAGTAAGTAAATTTGTCTCTTCTACCCAAAAGAATGGATGAGCTTCAAATTCTGGGGCCCTTAGGCTGGCTGACATGAAGACTGTGGTTGGATGTGAGCCTCCAGTATGTGGGGTCTCATGGTCTGACCCCGAAGTAATGTCGTTACTAAGTTGGCAGGGAAAAAAAGATCTCCGGGAGAAGAGAAGGCGCCTTGTCTTGTAGAATGACAGCTGTatggaaatgttttccttttttctttttcttttgtttgtaccATGTTCAGACTGTAAATCTTGCAATGACACCAAACATTTAGGTGCGTGGACCTCAACAGAGGCATCTTAACAGAGGCAGGCAGCCTGCGTGGGCCGCACAGCACGCGGAGAACTGCCGGACTGGAGGACTGCTTAAAGGTGACCGCCCGCTCCTAAGAAAACTACTCCTGCTGACTTAACCCAGGTATTTCCTCCGGAGCCaattagactttaaaaatagtttctggTTCTAATGAAAACGGTTGctgttggttttgtttctctcttttcttctcagtaACACTCGAAGTGAAACATGCTGTTAGGATCATCACTTTGTCTCAACAGCtttgttgaggtataatttatatacaaaaactGTGCATTCTATAACGCCTGATGAGTATGGCATGTGCAATCACTACTTTGTTTTCAACGTAGAAATTTCAGCTTTAAAATCTGGGCTAAGCATTTAGAAAAATGCCTGtgatttcttattctttcttttctttgttctcaAATCATGAGTACCTG is part of the Ovis canadensis isolate MfBH-ARS-UI-01 breed Bighorn chromosome 25, ARS-UI_OviCan_v2, whole genome shotgun sequence genome and harbors:
- the OR13A1 gene encoding olfactory receptor 13A1, with the protein product MKLWLEIHLIVPETPFSLGTMSNQSLVTKFVLQGFSEHPEHRALLFSCFLSLYCVALTGNTLIILAIALNSGLHTPMYFFLFNLATMDIICASSVTPKALEGLVLEESSISYGGCMAQLYFLPWAASSELLLLTVMAYDRYAAVCHPLHYGTEMSKAFCGTLAAGVWALCAFNVAIHAGLMLRLDFCGPDVITHFFCEVPPLLLLSCSSTYVNSIMIVLADAFYGILNFLMTIVSYGFIISSILKMRTAEGKKKAFSTCSSHLIVVGVYYTAVLYAYISPVSSYSVEKSKLAGVLYTMLSPTLNPLIYTLRNMEVKAALRKLFPFFRN